The Candidatus Methylomirabilis tolerans genomic sequence CCTGATCGAGCGGGACGGCTACACTATCCTCAAGAACATCCTCCAGGAAGGCGCCTGCCCCACCTGCCAGACCGCGATCCCAGGCGTCTGGAATTAGCCACAAGACTGTTAGCCCCCTTGCTGTGTGGGGACGTTCATGATACATTTACACGTATTGTAGGAGGTAAGACTAATGAGTAAACTGTCGAAAATTATTCCGATCACTGATCTTCGTCAAGATGCGGCGTGCGTGCTCAAGCGCGTTCAGGGCACGAAAGAGCCGGTCATCATTACTCAACGCGGTCGGGCTGCAGCGGTGCTGATGAGCACAGACGCCTACGAAAAGGCGGAGCATGACCGGCAGCTTCTTCGCCTCCTGG encodes the following:
- a CDS encoding type II toxin-antitoxin system Phd/YefM family antitoxin, whose product is MSKLSKIIPITDLRQDAACVLKRVQGTKEPVIITQRGRAAAVLMSTDAYEKAEHDRQLLRLLARGDKELAAGKGYDLETVMAEADELLAED